The Brachionichthys hirsutus isolate HB-005 chromosome 3, CSIRO-AGI_Bhir_v1, whole genome shotgun sequence genome has a window encoding:
- the LOC137917800 gene encoding RIIa domain-containing protein 1 — translation MMAGKRGLEKVDVGELSAEQQEKLRQFKINTRIDNERYLRSHPEVEEMIADFLREVILKRPPDIQGFAAEHFTNTNLDVLQNKKKQ, via the exons ATGATGGCTGGAAAACGCGGTTTGGAGAAGGTGGACGTCGGTGAGTTGAGCGCTGAGCAGCAAGAGAAGCTGCGACAGTTCAAG ATCAACACGAGAATCGACAACGAGCGGTATTTAAGGTCACATCCAGAAGTAGAGGAGATGATAGCCGACTTTCTGAG AGAGGTGATTCTTAAAAGACCTCCTGACATCCAGGGGTTTGCTGCTg AACACTTCACCAACACAAACCTCGATGTGCTccagaataaaaagaaacagtga